A region from the Tachysurus vachellii isolate PV-2020 chromosome 25, HZAU_Pvac_v1, whole genome shotgun sequence genome encodes:
- the eef1e1 gene encoding eukaryotic translation elongation factor 1 epsilon-1: protein MALRELSSLEKFLGLKKTNKYSTQGETKVPVLKNNNGQSLFGLATISCHLVQESKKRELLGDSAEQRAVVQQWLEYRLTRLDHCSKDEVKFILKELNQYLVDKVYLAGNRITLADTLMYYGIHHIIMELAVQQKEKYSNVTRWFDHIQHYPGVCHHLPPVVILRNRVYPSGQH from the exons ATGGCGTTGAGAGAGCTCTCCTCGTTGGAGAAATTtctgggattaaaaaaaactaataaatacagTACCCAAGGAGAAACAAAG GTCCCTGTTCTCAAGAACAACAATGGCCAGTCTTTATTTGGCTTGGCCACCATTAGCTGCCACCTGGTACAGGAGTCTAAGAAAAGGGAACTACTGGGAGATTCAGCTGAGCAGAGAGCTGTTGTCCAACAATGGCTGGAATATCGATTGACCAGACTTGATCACTGCTCTAAAGATGAGGTCAAGTTTATACTAAAA GAGCTCAATCAGTACCTGGTGGACAAGGTGTATCTGGCTGGAAATAGGATCACTCTTGCTGACACACTGATGTACTATGGCATCCACCACATCATT ATGGAGCTTGCAGTacagcagaaagaaaaatactCGAACGTGACCCGATGGTTTGATCACATTCAACACTATCCAGGAGTGTGTCATCACCTGCCCCCTGTGGTAATTCTGAGGAACAGAGTTTACCCAAGTGGTCAACACTGA